The following proteins come from a genomic window of Cryptomeria japonica unplaced genomic scaffold, Sugi_1.0 HiC_scaffold_201, whole genome shotgun sequence:
- the LOC131868255 gene encoding UDP-glycosyltransferase 85A2-like: MAPHALLIPLPAQGHVNPMMQLAWKLVSHGFFVTFLNSDSNHNRILTANTPNSFFDNIRMISVPVEIPPIDTLKGINENGIEALAKDMGPSVIDRVIKEINAREEENKVTCIIADVWMCFGLQPVATLHKLPLAAFHTSPVSLFAMRYLVPIWSRLASFILMVTYNHTLPIDFSFYSMMQMTFQNIFHLCGFYVKELQRKIKK; the protein is encoded by the coding sequence ATGGCTCCCCACGCTCTTCTCATTCCTCTTCCTGCACAGGGTCACGTTAACCCCATGATGCAGCTCGCCTGGAAGCTTGTCTCTCATGGATTCTTCGTCACTTTCCTCAACTCCGACAGCAATCATAACCGCATACTCACAGCCAACACTCCAAATTCCTTCTTTGATAACATCCGAATGATATCCGTTCCCGTTGAAATCCCGCCTATTGATACTCTGAAAGGCATTAATGAAAATGGAATTGAGGCGTTGGCAAAGGACATGGGGCCTTCTGTAATTGATAGAGTCATTAAGGAAATAAACGCCAGGGAAGAAGAAAACAAGGTCACCTGTATAATTGCAGACGTCTGGATGTGCTTTGGCTTGCAACCAGTAGCCACGCTCCATAAACTTCCCCTCGCCGCTTTTCACACTTCTCCTGTTTCACTCTTCGCCATGCGCTACTTAGTGCCCATCTGGTCTCGCTTGGCATCCTTCATTCTAATGGTAACATATAATCATACTCTTCCAATCGATTTTAGTTTTTATTCGATGATGCAAATGACATTTCAAAACATCTTTCATCTTTGTGGGTTTTATGTGAAGGAATTGCAAAGGAAGATTAAAAAATGA